The sequence cattttttttgcagtcGTCATGGCAGCCCTCAGGCCCCTCACCAAACCCAAGATTGTCAAAAAGCGTACCAAGAAGTTCATTCGCCATCAGTCTGACAGATATGTGAAGATTGCGGTAAGAGACTTTACTGTAAAAGACATTAAGATCCCGGTTCTATTCCTGCTTTGACTGTTTATCATTAAATGTGTGTCTTATGTCCAACAGAAAAACTGGCGTAAGCCCAGAGGTATCGACAACAGGGTACGCAGGAGGTTCAAGGGCCAGATGCTGATGCCCAACATCGGTTATGGTAGTAACAAGAAGACCAAGTACATGCTGCCCACTGGTTTTAAGAAGTTCTTGGTCCATAATGTTAAGGAGCTTGAGGTCCTGATGATGAGTAACAAGTAAGTTGTACATTAATTATTCTAGTCCCCACATGTAATCATCAGTGGTCTGTTGAACAATTTTACTTCCAGGACTCCTTCAATCacccctttttctttttgtgttctgtAAACTAtagaaaacaatttatttgGTGTTGATCACGGTGATGTAGATGGTTGGAGACTAAATTTTGTCGAATTAACCtattagtttatttttaaaccaaGATTTATGAACACGACTAACATACTGGAGCAGGCATATGAATAATATATATTGCAGAACTGCAATCTAAGAATCGAAAGTCTAACACGTCAAATCAAGAAAGAATTGCTTGCAGCTCAAAGGAAAAGTTTTGTTAATGCTGCATTTATGTAAATTACAAGAAAGGGCAATGCGATTATTTTGTTCATCATGGATTAATCCATGAGTCATCTCAGTTTAGTTTGACTGAGCATGGAGCATGAAAATAGCAACTTACAAACGtgaattttaattgaatttaaaaaaaaaaaaaaattcaggaagGTTGGAATTTTTGTCTGGAAAAGGAACATACAATTCAAAAACCATAGGACTTTTTATTCTAGCGTAATGTGAGCTATTTAGCAGGGCCCATGTAGCAGACTACATTTGAAACTTCCTCGTTTTAATTTTTATCGGAGGAGACTGTACCTGTACCAAAATTTGAAGATACCTGTGTCAAGTGAAACATTTGGGTTTTGCCATCTGTTTAACACTAAACAGCATTGAATGACAGTATCAGCCCAAGCTGAAGAAATGCTGGGGTTCAGCACAAACTGAGCTCACTGAGATGCTTTTGTGATCAGGCTGCAAAAATGTGGCAATAGATGAATGGCTGCCAGACTGTTGTTTTGACATCGATGTCTCAATGTGCCAGTCTTCACGAGACACGTTATAGGACATGCAGTGACTAGTAGGGCAAACTAAATCCACTCGTAATTTATGCCTCTGCCAGAGGAATACGAGTTCAGCCCTATGTATGTAACGGGATACGGTATCCACGTCTCCTTGAAAAACAGTTTGACAAAACTCGGTGCATTTCTTACATGTTTTGAAGGGGGATCTCAAGCTGCCATTGGAAACTGGCTTTGCATATGTGAATTTTGGTTTATTTAGCAGTTGTTACCTTGGAAACAAGGTTTGTATTTGTTGCTCGTATCAACATAAAATCTTCAGAATGCTCAGTTTTTCATGATtgaatggaaaaatgttttcaggttaTTTTCCACCACCTAGGTAAAACTTGTACTGGGACataattataaaatgtaattacttACATGTGAATAACATCACGAAGCACCTTCTTATAGCAAATGTTTACAACAATAGAGAAAATGGTTTCATAAGGCGTAACATGCGCAAGATGGAAAATTCAGAGGACAGATGTGCAAGAAACAAGTAATTTCAAAACAAGTGAAAACCActaatttaaaaagacaatgGTGATGACAGAAATAAGACAATAGCAATAAAAAAGGGAATTAAAAGGGCAGTTGGCACTATAATGTCTGAATTACGGGTAAGTAAGAGGTTCCAGCTTCAAGGATTTGTTTTGTCAAGAATTGCTTCTCttgatttcattaaaatgttcacagaAAAAACcaggaaatgtaaataaactgaCCAAAAGCTCCAACAGTATTTATTCATGTCTGGCTTTCCTTTCCCTCCCTCTTTGTAGGACTCACTGTGCAGAGATCGCCCACAATGTGTCCTCCAAGAACAGGAAAGTGATTGTGGAGAGGGCAGCTCAG is a genomic window of Antennarius striatus isolate MH-2024 chromosome 2, ASM4005453v1, whole genome shotgun sequence containing:
- the rpl32 gene encoding large ribosomal subunit protein eL32; its protein translation is MAALRPLTKPKIVKKRTKKFIRHQSDRYVKIAKNWRKPRGIDNRVRRRFKGQMLMPNIGYGSNKKTKYMLPTGFKKFLVHNVKELEVLMMSNKTHCAEIAHNVSSKNRKVIVERAAQLAIKITNPNARLRSEENE